The genomic region GTACCCAAACTCAGACAGACGACTTCGATTCTCAACTTTGCGGACAACCACAGGAGGGATTAAAACTACGACCGCGGCCGGGCCTGTTTATAGTGCAGGCACGTGCATGCGGTGTCTGTGTTCATGGACGAGGAGATGCCCTGCTTGATGGGGCGGGCGGGCTATTACACGCTCATGCGCAGGTGTCATTTTGTTAAGTGGGGGGATGGGTGGGCGGGCGTTATACGCTCGAGCAACGAAGGTCATAACGGATTAGTCACCAAGAGCGAAGTTTAGGGTCGACCCCTTGGGGCTTGGTCGTCTGTCATGACACTATGCTAACCGAAAAGATGACTCGACGCTAAACTTCGCGGATAGTTCCCCGTTACATACCAAGAGCGGAGGTTGGTATCGACCCCGGGGCTTGGTCGTCTGTCATGGTGTAGCAAAAGCAAAAGACGACTCGATACGAAGCTCCGCGGATGCACTGGTATAACGGAACGACTCTCAGGCGGCTTAGAAGCACGGAGAGCGAATTTTAGGGTCGACCCTTTGGGCTTGGCTTGGTCGTCTGTCAAGAAAAAAAAAAGCGGCCTCAGACAGACGACTCACCGCTAATATTCGCGGCTGGCTACAAGGACGGAGCGAAGAAGCAAGGTGAAAATTCTGTTGAGACTGAGTTCACGTTGCAGTGAGCGGATAAATGATACAACGGCCTCTTATATGCTCAAGCTGAGGCATAGCTGTTCGATCTGACGAAGAGCCGGTGATTATAGCCACAAGCAAACGGCTGTATGCCTGCAAAAGGGATATTCGCGGATGCAATTGCAGAGCGGAACGGCTTGCATGCAGACTAGTCGTAGAACGGCCCCCATGCGAATCAGCCACGGAGAGCGAGGTTAAGTGCCGACCCTTGGGCTTGGCTGTTAAGCATACCCTAAACAAACGAAGGGGAAGACTCGCCTTTGGACTTCGCGGGCGTATCACCTGGAGGGGGCCGGTTCAAACCGTTCCCCTACCCTTCTTCCAGCAGGTAATGCTCCCAGTACTGACGAGCGATGCGCCTGGCGGCACCTGGGTAAGCACGAGAATCGCGGTCAGGAGGTCGACCGAGGAACTCATCGAGTTGAGGAGGATCGGAAAGAAGAAGGATGGGGTCAGAAGGCCCGCGATGCCGAGGACGATCGGGAAGAGGAGCGAGATGATGGTGAAGGGTGTGAGGGTGATCAAGAGATAGCGTGACCGCGAAAGGACGTCTTCGGTGTACACAAATGCACCCAAAGCAGTAATCCCGACACCGGTACTGTCGGACCGGAGAACATCCGGGATGAGGAGCAGGTGGAAAAGCTCGTGAAAAACGAGAACGGCGAGGATGCCGAGGACAAGGGGAAGGCTGATTGAGAAGGAGAAGGATGATCCGGCAAACCCGAGGTCTTCGAGCGAAACCGCCGAGAACAGCGTAAAGATCCCGATCGTCAGTGCGGCGGTGACGGCCATAAACGGAAGGGAGACGAGGAGAGTCATCAGGGCACGCTTTGGTTCTCTCACTCGTACCCACCCCCGATCCTGGAGATCCCTTAGGCGCTCGGGGTCGGCTGGTGGCAGCCGTGCGAAGATTTGCATAGTATTCGCTCCGTTCTGGTACTGAATGATGAAATGATAAACTGAATAGGTGTTCTCTCTAGGGACTATATAGGTCCAATCGACAATACCCTTTTTTATTTGTGTACGCCGGCATGCGGAACGGGCTTACGAGCGGATTAGGATATTTGAGATTCGAACTGAAAAGGTAAGAGGAA from Methanomicrobia archaeon harbors:
- a CDS encoding DUF3267 domain-containing protein, which encodes MQIFARLPPADPERLRDLQDRGWVRVREPKRALMTLLVSLPFMAVTAALTIGIFTLFSAVSLEDLGFAGSSFSFSISLPLVLGILAVLVFHELFHLLLIPDVLRSDSTGVGITALGAFVYTEDVLSRSRYLLITLTPFTIISLLFPIVLGIAGLLTPSFFFPILLNSMSSSVDLLTAILVLTQVPPGASLVSTGSITCWKKGRGTV